One Archangium violaceum genomic window, CTCCCTGGAAGCGGCCCTGGACCTGATCGCGAATGGCCTCGTACACCACCAGGTCCACGCGCTTCACCACGGCGGACAGCACCGCCTTGGGCGCCAGATGGGAGGGATCCGAGTCCACGCCGATGACGTAGACGGGCTTGCCCCCGTCGCGCGCCTCCTTCACCGCCTGGATGGCACCCAGACCGTCCACGCCGGCGGCGGCGAAGAGGACATCCGCGTCCTTCACCAGCAGATCCTGTCCCACCTGCTTGCCGAGGGCGAAGTTGGTGAAGCCGCCGGTGTAGTTGGCCACCACGGTGGCCTTGGGGTTGGTGGCGGCCACGCCCGCGCGGAAGCCGGCCTCGTAGCGCTTCACGAGCGGAATCTCCATGCCGCCCACGAAGCCCACCTTGCCCGTCTTCGTCACGAGCCCGGCCAGCGCGCCCACCAGGTAGCAGCCCTCCTCCTCGCGGAAGACGACGGTGCGCACATTGGGCAGCGTGTACGGCTCGTTCTGTCCGGACAGCAGGGGGCTGTCGACCAGGAGGTAATGCATGTCCGGGTTGCGCTTCGCCGCCGTCTCCACCGCGTTCTCCAGCATGAAGCCCACGGCGAGCGAGAGGGACACGTCCTGATCCGCCAGCAACTGGAGGTTGGGCTCGTAGTCCTCGGCCACCCGGCTCTGCAGGACGACGGGGGTGATGCCGAGCGGCGTCACCTGGAGGTTCCTCCGCGCCATGTCCTGCCCGAGCGACTCCTGGAGCGAGGCCTGGCGCTCACGGGCGGAGACGTCCTTGTACCCGCCCTCCTCGTACTTCACGCCCGAGGCCCACACCTCCAGCCCGCGCAGGGCCGAGTCATTGAAGGACTGGTCCCCGCGTCCCCCGAGTCCCAGGACGAGCCCGATCTTCGTCTCCTGGGTGTCGGGCGGAGCGTCGGCGGTCCTCGCCTGGGCCGCGGGCTTCGCGGGAGTGGCGGAGGGCTCTTCCTTGTGGCTCTTGCAGGCGGACAGCAGGGACAGGGCGAGGAGCAGGGAGCGGGGGCTCGGGCGCATACCCCTTGTCCTAGCACGGCCCTACCGGTTTGGTAACGCGCCAGGCCGGACGTGACCGGCCTATCCCTGGGCCCCGGAGCCCCCCGCGCGCATGCGGTTGAGCCGGTCGTAGTGGCGGTAACCGAGCTGGTCGAGCGCGCTCGGGGGGGCCAGGCCGATGTCCACCAGGGTCTTGATGTCGTAGGTGCCCGCGAGCACCGGCGGCGCGTAGTTCTGGATGGCCTCGGGCGTGCGGAACCTCGAGAGCGGGAAGAGCACCGTGCTCGTGTGCACGTGCATGAAGTGGGCGGCCGACTGACGCTGCCAGCCGGGGACGCCGGGGGCGGTGATGACGTGCGGGGTCGCGAGGAACGTGCCTCCCGTGAGGATCTCCAGCTGCTGGCCCACCTGCGCGACGATGCACCCGGCAGGCGCGGTCCCGCGCACCAGGCGCCCCTTCGGCTCCTCGGGTGTCGCGCGCGTGCGGAGGTAGAGCCCGCTCTTGTCATCGGGCCCCTGGGCTGGCTGTCCCTTCGGATCCAGGAACCGGCCACCGGGCAGCAACGTGAGCAGGTTGAAGTCCGTGTGCTCCTCGCCCCAGAGGATGCCCGTGTTCACCTGTGAGGCGCCGAGGGGCAGGTATTGCAGCGCGCGCGTGACGTGGGGGGCCCGCTGGCACACGTCCGTGAACGTGGCCTCCGGCAGTCCGAGCGCCACCGCGGCGCCTCGCAGGAGCGCGAGTCCCGCCTCATGGAGCGATCGGCCGAGCGAGAGGAGCCCCTCCTGGAAGTATGGCGGGGCATCGGGGGGCCATACGTTCTCGGGGTAGAGCTTCGGGAACTCGAGCGCCGAGCTCTCGTCGGTCGGGTAGGGCGCGGCGAAGTAGCACTCCTTGAAGTCCGGCTGGCCGTTGCTCGCGACGGCGACCTCGGTGTTCGGAGGCGTCCAGCCACGCTGGTACCAGATGTCCGCTCGGCTGTAGGGCTTCTTGGCCTCCGCCGGACGGGCGACGAACTCGCCGAATGCGTCGTAGAAGCGGGCGAGCGCCTGGGCGTCGACACCGTGATTCTTCACGTACACGAGGCCGAAGACACCAAAGGCCTCTCGGAGGGCGGCTGCCGCGCGCTCGACGCGGGCCGGGTCGTTCGACGAGAGGTCGGTGAGGTCGACGGTGGGGATGTTCATCGGGGTCTCTGCCATGGCGACCCCAGGTGTATCGTGCCTCGCCCCTCCGAGGAATACGCTCTCAGTGGAGAACCTCCCCTGTTGGGTTCATCGGAGGTAGTCGTATC contains:
- a CDS encoding isopenicillin N synthase family dioxygenase yields the protein MAETPMNIPTVDLTDLSSNDPARVERAAAALREAFGVFGLVYVKNHGVDAQALARFYDAFGEFVARPAEAKKPYSRADIWYQRGWTPPNTEVAVASNGQPDFKECYFAAPYPTDESSALEFPKLYPENVWPPDAPPYFQEGLLSLGRSLHEAGLALLRGAAVALGLPEATFTDVCQRAPHVTRALQYLPLGASQVNTGILWGEEHTDFNLLTLLPGGRFLDPKGQPAQGPDDKSGLYLRTRATPEEPKGRLVRGTAPAGCIVAQVGQQLEILTGGTFLATPHVITAPGVPGWQRQSAAHFMHVHTSTVLFPLSRFRTPEAIQNYAPPVLAGTYDIKTLVDIGLAPPSALDQLGYRHYDRLNRMRAGGSGAQG
- a CDS encoding BMP family lipoprotein, producing MRPSPRSLLLALSLLSACKSHKEEPSATPAKPAAQARTADAPPDTQETKIGLVLGLGGRGDQSFNDSALRGLEVWASGVKYEEGGYKDVSARERQASLQESLGQDMARRNLQVTPLGITPVVLQSRVAEDYEPNLQLLADQDVSLSLAVGFMLENAVETAAKRNPDMHYLLVDSPLLSGQNEPYTLPNVRTVVFREEEGCYLVGALAGLVTKTGKVGFVGGMEIPLVKRYEAGFRAGVAATNPKATVVANYTGGFTNFALGKQVGQDLLVKDADVLFAAAGVDGLGAIQAVKEARDGGKPVYVIGVDSDPSHLAPKAVLSAVVKRVDLVVYEAIRDQVQGRFQGGNLSLGLSEGGITYAPVRLDFPGKDEALRKLEELKAKIISGDIKVPTHPDQLRAAGEASGTP